A genomic segment from Dermatobacter hominis encodes:
- a CDS encoding ferredoxin — MRIQFDRDACQGHNRCYLLAPELFDVDDEGYAVLLVEGEVPAELREKAELAADNCPEYAITLVD, encoded by the coding sequence ATGAGGATCCAGTTCGACCGCGACGCGTGCCAGGGCCACAACCGGTGCTACCTGCTCGCCCCCGAGCTGTTCGACGTCGACGACGAGGGCTACGCGGTCCTGCTCGTCGAGGGCGAGGTGCCCGCCGAGCTGCGCGAGAAGGCGGAGCTCGCGGCCGACAACTGCCCGGAGTACGCGATCACGCTGGTCGACTGA
- a CDS encoding cytochrome P450, whose product MLEPPEGSGIVDWATDFDHTEEAYAQAAPAIWDDLRERCPVAHSDRFGGTWLPTRHEDVSTVAHDTEHFSSRGVIVSDFRPLAPAPVGFAPPITSDPPFHDKARRILLPAFSPKAVAPLEDLTRSFCAELIDGLLADVTTGDRDVVDAATEYTQHIPVRVIAHMLGVPKEDGDRFRTFIHRILEKPGQSGPVDEEDSMIFYLQEIIAKHRESPADDLVSYLLEQEIDGEPLEDGHVEGTVALALIAGIDTTWSAIGASLWHLAQHADDRRRLLDEPELMTFAVEEFLRFYAPVTMARMVAQDTELGGCPVHEGDWVLLPFPAANRDPEAFEDADRFVIDRRKNRHAAFGLGIHRCLGSNLARMELRIAIEEWLARVPDYELADPEGVRWSTGQVRGPRELPVRILRTA is encoded by the coding sequence ATGCTGGAGCCGCCCGAGGGTTCGGGGATCGTCGACTGGGCGACCGACTTCGACCACACCGAGGAGGCCTACGCCCAGGCCGCCCCGGCGATCTGGGACGACCTCCGGGAGCGCTGCCCCGTGGCCCACAGCGACCGCTTCGGCGGCACGTGGCTGCCCACCCGCCACGAGGACGTCTCGACGGTCGCGCACGACACCGAGCACTTCAGCTCGCGGGGCGTGATCGTCAGCGACTTCCGCCCGCTCGCCCCGGCGCCCGTCGGCTTCGCGCCGCCGATCACCTCCGACCCGCCGTTCCACGACAAGGCCCGTCGCATCCTCCTGCCGGCGTTCTCGCCCAAGGCCGTGGCCCCGCTCGAGGACCTGACCCGCTCGTTCTGCGCCGAGCTCATCGACGGCCTGCTCGCCGACGTCACCACCGGTGACCGGGACGTGGTCGACGCAGCCACCGAGTACACGCAGCACATCCCCGTGCGGGTGATCGCCCACATGTTGGGCGTGCCCAAGGAGGACGGGGACCGCTTCCGGACCTTCATCCACCGGATCCTCGAGAAGCCGGGCCAGTCGGGCCCGGTCGACGAGGAGGACTCGATGATCTTCTACCTGCAGGAGATCATCGCGAAGCACCGCGAGTCGCCGGCCGACGACCTCGTGTCGTACCTGCTGGAGCAGGAGATCGACGGGGAGCCGCTCGAGGACGGCCACGTCGAGGGCACCGTGGCGCTCGCGCTCATCGCGGGCATCGACACGACGTGGTCCGCCATCGGCGCCTCGCTGTGGCACCTGGCCCAGCACGCGGACGACCGCCGCCGCCTGCTCGACGAGCCCGAGCTCATGACGTTCGCGGTCGAGGAGTTCTTGCGCTTCTACGCACCGGTCACGATGGCCCGCATGGTGGCGCAGGACACCGAGCTCGGTGGCTGCCCGGTGCACGAGGGCGACTGGGTGCTCCTGCCGTTCCCGGCCGCCAACCGCGACCCGGAGGCGTTCGAGGACGCCGACCGGTTCGTGATCGACCGGCGCAAGAACCGCCATGCCGCGTTCGGCCTCGGCATCCACCGGTGCCTCGGCTCGAACCTCGCCCGCATGGAGCTGCGGATCGCGATCGAGGAGTGGCTCGCGCGGGTCCCCGACTACGAGCTCGCGGATCCCGAGGGCGTGCGCTGGTCCACCGGCCAGGTGCGCGGCCCCCGCGAGCTGCCCGTCCGCATCCTGCGCACCGCCTGA
- a CDS encoding amino acid ABC transporter permease gives MTRSQRSKLIQWALFLVGLVIVAIALALTVRWGALADRFFKWDDFTDQFPKIVTEAARNTLVYTAIGYTGGLVIGLVVALMRQSNVPPARILGTVYVEIFRALPALLTILIVGFGLPIAFGAENLPGFLSQPWGAGCLALALVAGAYLAETIRAGIEAVPRGQVEAARSLGMPAGVTMRSIVLPQAFRVILPPLTNELVLLLKDTSLLAVLGVAIGQRELTTWGRTISNSIGNYTPLMAAAVCYLAITLPLTFLARYVERRTQADRR, from the coding sequence ATGACCCGCTCGCAACGCTCGAAGCTCATCCAGTGGGCCCTCTTCCTCGTGGGCCTCGTGATCGTGGCGATCGCCCTCGCCCTCACCGTCCGGTGGGGCGCGCTCGCCGACCGCTTCTTCAAGTGGGACGACTTCACCGACCAGTTCCCCAAGATCGTCACCGAGGCCGCCCGCAACACGCTCGTGTACACCGCGATCGGCTACACGGGCGGCCTGGTCATCGGTCTGGTCGTGGCGCTCATGCGCCAGTCGAACGTGCCGCCGGCCCGCATCCTCGGCACCGTGTACGTCGAGATCTTCCGGGCGCTGCCCGCGCTGCTGACGATCCTCATCGTGGGCTTCGGCCTCCCGATCGCCTTCGGCGCCGAGAACCTGCCGGGCTTCCTCTCGCAGCCGTGGGGCGCCGGCTGCCTGGCCCTGGCGCTCGTCGCCGGCGCCTACCTCGCCGAGACCATCCGGGCCGGCATCGAGGCCGTGCCCCGTGGGCAGGTCGAGGCCGCCCGCTCGCTCGGCATGCCCGCCGGGGTCACGATGCGCTCGATCGTGCTGCCGCAGGCGTTCCGCGTGATCCTCCCGCCGCTGACCAACGAGCTGGTGCTGCTGCTCAAGGACACCTCGCTGCTCGCGGTCCTCGGCGTGGCCATCGGCCAGCGCGAGCTCACGACCTGGGGGCGCACCATCTCGAACTCGATCGGCAACTACACCCCGCTGATGGCCGCCGCGGTCTGCTACCTGGCCATCACGCTCCCGCTCACGTTCCTCGCCCGCTACGTCGAGCGCCGCACGCAGGCGGACCGGCGATGA
- a CDS encoding protease inhibitor I42 family protein, with translation MRTIRRILIGASVLLLAAVPLAACSDDDDSATTTTAAERSTTTATAGGGSGQDGEVITASGPVELGVGERVTIELEGNVTTGYSWTIDQQPDAAVVEVVSDRYVGPGDGAAAGQGGHQEVVLEGVAAGTTTLGMGYARPWEEGTPPVQTATFAITVR, from the coding sequence ATGAGGACGATCCGTCGCATCCTGATCGGCGCGAGCGTGCTGCTGCTCGCTGCGGTCCCGCTCGCCGCCTGCTCCGACGACGACGACAGCGCCACGACGACGACCGCCGCCGAGCGGTCGACGACCACGGCGACGGCCGGCGGCGGATCGGGCCAGGATGGCGAGGTGATCACCGCGTCGGGACCGGTCGAGCTCGGCGTGGGGGAGCGGGTGACCATCGAGCTCGAGGGCAACGTCACCACGGGGTACTCGTGGACGATCGACCAGCAGCCCGACGCCGCGGTCGTGGAGGTCGTGTCGGACCGCTACGTCGGGCCGGGCGACGGCGCCGCGGCCGGGCAGGGCGGCCACCAGGAGGTGGTCCTCGAGGGTGTCGCGGCCGGCACGACGACGCTCGGCATGGGCTACGCCCGCCCCTGGGAGGAGGGGACGCCGCCGGTGCAGACGGCGACCTTCGCCATCACCGTCCGCTGA
- a CDS encoding metal-dependent hydrolase codes for MAIDPDPGTRSPAAPADLPAPASRPVLRRVDLGLEELDDPVWNPDAAEFVAAANAVSLLMPFVEPYFAGAVRRALPELAPELSATARTFVRQELEHQRQHRRFNVRLVERFAGLRRPERRARRTYGWLARTRSLRFSLAFAAASETIAYSLARWTSDHLAEFLRGADPVATDLFVWHLAEEVEHKSVAFDVWASVDGSRWRYARAGVLSLVLLGWLSLWSILVQLHEERRLLRPATWWRTARLVLGFTFEVVPTMFLSSLPGHHPDQLADPDWYGRWLVDLEHRRGAARPEAPISRPA; via the coding sequence ATGGCGATCGACCCCGACCCCGGCACGCGCTCCCCCGCCGCCCCGGCGGACCTCCCCGCGCCCGCCTCCCGGCCGGTGCTGCGTCGCGTCGACCTGGGCCTGGAGGAGCTCGACGACCCCGTGTGGAACCCCGACGCGGCCGAGTTCGTCGCCGCGGCCAACGCGGTCTCGCTGCTGATGCCCTTCGTCGAGCCGTACTTCGCCGGCGCCGTCCGCCGCGCGCTGCCCGAGCTGGCGCCGGAGCTGTCCGCGACGGCGCGCACGTTCGTCCGCCAGGAGCTCGAGCACCAGCGCCAGCACCGCCGGTTCAACGTCCGGCTCGTCGAGCGCTTCGCCGGCCTGCGCCGCCCCGAGCGTCGCGCCCGCCGCACCTACGGCTGGCTCGCCAGGACGCGGTCGCTGCGGTTCAGCCTGGCCTTCGCCGCCGCGTCGGAGACGATCGCGTACAGCCTCGCCCGGTGGACGAGCGACCACCTCGCGGAGTTCCTGCGCGGTGCCGATCCCGTCGCGACCGACCTGTTCGTGTGGCACCTCGCCGAGGAGGTCGAGCACAAGTCGGTCGCGTTCGACGTGTGGGCGTCGGTGGACGGCTCCCGCTGGCGCTACGCCCGGGCCGGGGTGCTCTCGCTCGTGCTCCTCGGCTGGCTCAGCCTCTGGTCGATCTTGGTGCAGCTCCACGAGGAGCGCCGTCTCCTCCGCCCGGCGACCTGGTGGCGGACCGCACGGCTGGTGCTCGGCTTCACCTTCGAGGTCGTGCCCACGATGTTCCTGTCGTCGCTCCCGGGCCACCACCCCGACCAGCTCGCGGACCCCGACTGGTACGGGCGCTGGCTGGTCGACCTCGAGCACCGTCGTGGGGCGGCGCGCCCCGAGGCGCCGATCAGTCGACCAGCGTGA
- a CDS encoding amino acid ABC transporter ATP-binding protein — MSDVEGTPTPAAAEPARPTVDVRGLNKSFGSNHVLKGVDFHVDHREVVVVLGPSGSGKSTLLRCVNLLETPDSGQVLIDGIDICEEDTDVNAVRRRIGMVFQQFNLFPHLTALDNVMIAQRKVLKRSEKDAEDRARANLERVGVGDKADHYPAQLSGGQQQRVAIARALAMDPEIMLFDEATSALDPELVGDVLNVMRSLAEDGMTMMVVTHEIGFARNVADRVVFMADGVVVEEGPPSQVIDAPQHARTQQFLRQVHDR, encoded by the coding sequence ATGAGCGACGTCGAGGGCACCCCGACGCCGGCGGCCGCCGAGCCGGCGCGGCCCACGGTCGACGTCCGCGGGCTCAACAAGAGCTTCGGCTCGAACCACGTGCTCAAGGGCGTGGACTTCCACGTGGACCACCGCGAGGTCGTCGTCGTGCTCGGCCCGTCGGGTTCCGGCAAGTCGACGCTGCTGCGGTGCGTGAACCTGCTCGAGACGCCCGACAGCGGCCAGGTCCTGATCGACGGGATCGACATCTGCGAGGAGGACACCGACGTCAACGCCGTCCGCCGGCGCATCGGCATGGTGTTCCAGCAGTTCAACCTGTTCCCGCACCTCACGGCGCTCGACAACGTGATGATCGCCCAGCGGAAGGTGCTGAAGCGGTCCGAGAAGGACGCCGAGGACCGGGCCCGCGCCAACCTCGAACGGGTGGGCGTCGGGGACAAGGCCGACCACTACCCGGCCCAGCTCTCGGGCGGCCAGCAGCAGCGGGTGGCGATCGCCCGGGCGCTGGCGATGGACCCCGAGATCATGCTCTTCGACGAGGCGACGTCCGCGCTCGACCCCGAGCTGGTCGGCGACGTGCTCAACGTGATGCGGTCCCTCGCCGAGGACGGCATGACGATGATGGTCGTCACCCACGAGATCGGCTTCGCCCGCAACGTCGCCGACCGCGTGGTGTTCATGGCCGACGGCGTGGTCGTCGAGGAGGGCCCGCCCTCGCAGGTGATCGACGCCCCGCAGCACGCCCGGACGCAGCAGTTCCTGCGCCAGGTCCACGACCGCTAG
- a CDS encoding RNA polymerase sigma factor: protein MDDDRAAFTSFVAEVEPRLRRAFSLLRGPDLGRDATAEALAWAWSNWSTVQAMDNPAGYLYRVGASRTRPPKARFDALHAPEAAPDYEPGLVPALAALPERQRTVVVLVHGCGWTHREVADALDISRSSVGTHVERGMARLRDELGVTARD from the coding sequence GTGGACGACGACCGGGCGGCCTTCACGTCGTTCGTCGCGGAGGTGGAACCGCGTCTGAGGCGGGCCTTCTCCCTGCTCCGAGGCCCCGACCTGGGCCGCGACGCCACCGCGGAGGCGTTGGCCTGGGCCTGGTCCAACTGGTCGACCGTGCAGGCGATGGACAACCCGGCGGGCTACCTGTACCGAGTCGGCGCGAGCCGGACGCGTCCGCCGAAGGCCCGGTTCGATGCGCTGCACGCGCCGGAGGCGGCGCCGGACTACGAACCGGGGCTGGTCCCCGCGCTCGCCGCGCTGCCCGAGCGACAGCGGACGGTCGTGGTCCTGGTCCACGGCTGCGGGTGGACGCACCGGGAGGTCGCCGACGCGCTCGACATCTCACGGTCGTCGGTCGGGACGCACGTGGAGCGCGGCATGGCGCGGCTCCGCGACGAGTTGGGGGTGACCGCACGTGACTGA
- a CDS encoding carboxyl transferase domain-containing protein, translated as MTVPASGSQDDTSIELRAHVTGVCTSAVAEGVHVRAGAAVVVLESMKTEHPVEAPTDAEVHDVLVGPGDDVTVGDVVARLRAAAAPAEVVAGPDGPVGTDRPDLAEVLRRRSLLADEARPEAVARRVERGRRTARRNVEELLDAGSFSEYGGLAVAAQRGRRSIDELIERTPADGLLTGSGTIDGRPVGVLAYDATVLAGTQGFVNHRKTDRLLEVVERHRLPVVLFGEGGGGRPGDVDAPFVSGLDVPSFARFARLSGQVPTIAVVAGYCFAGNAALVGCCDVIVATEDSNLGMAGPAMIEGGGLGRVAPTDIGPIEVQAANGSVDVRVVDEAAGVAVARALVGLAAGARPAPADPHDQAPLRDAVPLARKRLYDVRAVLDRLADPGTVVELRRNHAPGMVTALARIDGRPIGVMANDPSHLGGAIDTDAARSATRLVDLCDRWGLPVLSLCDTPGFMVGPEAEATGQVRAFGDMFVAAAGARVPWVMVVLRKAYGLGAQAMAGGGMHEPVLAVSWPTGEFGGMGLEGAVRLGFARELDAIADPDERAAREAELIERAYEHGGALNVATHIEVDDVIDPIDTRRRILDALTAAG; from the coding sequence GTGACGGTACCAGCGAGCGGTTCCCAGGACGACACGTCGATCGAGCTGCGGGCCCACGTGACCGGCGTGTGCACCTCGGCGGTCGCCGAAGGCGTCCACGTCCGGGCCGGTGCCGCGGTCGTCGTCCTCGAGAGCATGAAGACCGAGCACCCCGTCGAGGCACCGACCGACGCCGAGGTCCACGACGTGCTGGTCGGGCCGGGCGACGACGTGACCGTCGGCGACGTCGTCGCCCGGCTCCGCGCCGCCGCCGCGCCGGCCGAGGTGGTGGCCGGGCCGGACGGGCCCGTCGGCACCGATCGACCCGACCTCGCCGAGGTGCTCCGGCGCCGGTCGCTGCTCGCCGACGAGGCGCGGCCCGAGGCCGTCGCGCGGCGGGTCGAGCGGGGCCGGCGCACCGCTCGCCGCAACGTCGAGGAGCTGCTCGACGCCGGATCGTTCTCCGAGTACGGCGGCCTGGCCGTCGCCGCGCAGCGGGGTCGGCGCAGCATCGACGAGCTCATCGAGCGCACGCCGGCCGACGGCCTGCTCACCGGCAGCGGGACGATCGACGGTCGCCCCGTCGGCGTGCTGGCCTACGACGCGACCGTGCTGGCCGGCACACAGGGCTTCGTCAACCACCGCAAGACCGACCGCCTGCTCGAGGTCGTCGAGCGCCACCGGCTCCCGGTGGTGCTGTTCGGCGAGGGCGGTGGGGGCCGCCCCGGCGACGTCGACGCGCCCTTCGTCTCGGGCCTCGACGTGCCGAGCTTCGCCCGGTTCGCGCGGCTGAGCGGGCAGGTGCCGACCATCGCGGTCGTGGCCGGCTACTGCTTCGCCGGCAACGCGGCGCTCGTCGGCTGCTGCGACGTGATCGTCGCGACCGAGGACTCGAACCTCGGGATGGCGGGGCCCGCCATGATCGAGGGCGGCGGGCTCGGGCGCGTCGCCCCGACCGACATCGGCCCGATCGAGGTCCAGGCCGCCAACGGCTCGGTCGACGTTCGCGTCGTCGACGAGGCGGCCGGGGTGGCGGTCGCCCGGGCCCTCGTGGGCCTCGCCGCCGGCGCCCGACCGGCGCCCGCCGACCCGCACGACCAGGCGCCGCTGCGCGACGCCGTCCCGCTCGCACGGAAGCGCCTCTACGACGTCCGCGCCGTGCTCGACCGGCTCGCCGACCCCGGGACCGTCGTCGAGCTCCGGCGGAACCACGCGCCGGGCATGGTCACCGCGCTGGCCCGGATCGACGGCCGGCCGATCGGCGTGATGGCGAACGACCCGTCCCACCTCGGCGGCGCGATCGACACCGACGCCGCCCGGAGCGCGACGAGGCTCGTCGACCTCTGCGACCGCTGGGGCCTGCCCGTGCTCTCGCTGTGCGACACGCCCGGGTTCATGGTCGGGCCCGAGGCCGAGGCGACGGGCCAGGTCAGGGCTTTCGGCGACATGTTCGTGGCCGCCGCCGGCGCCCGGGTGCCGTGGGTGATGGTGGTGCTCCGCAAGGCGTACGGCCTGGGCGCCCAGGCCATGGCCGGCGGTGGGATGCACGAGCCCGTGCTCGCCGTGTCGTGGCCCACCGGCGAGTTCGGCGGGATGGGTCTCGAGGGCGCCGTCCGCCTCGGCTTCGCACGGGAGCTGGACGCGATCGCGGACCCCGACGAGCGCGCCGCGCGCGAGGCGGAGCTGATCGAGCGGGCCTACGAGCACGGCGGCGCGCTCAACGTCGCGACCCACATCGAGGTCGACGACGTCATCGACCCGATCGACACCCGTCGGCGGATCCTCGACGCGCTGACCGCCGCGGGCTGA
- a CDS encoding ABC transporter substrate-binding protein, with translation MRRKHLLLVAVFATAALVASACGASGDSKGSESDEGSTTTTEASAQEVAAGQFGELKEVCGDGSDTIASGEGGQGTDKLYVGVATDRSSSVRPGLNKEMWDASVAFVDWCNDQGGIGGLQIEPVELDAALFDVPAAMTKACHSVFAMVGGGWAQDNLQFTGKDDSDFHKCGLVDIPGYAVSPQKADSSGQVQPVPNPGTSVSNTFIRDYAELYPKESKKVAIAYGELPSLEIVKEKYAAAAEDAGLEVVAQIPYPPTGMSDWTPLAQSIISSGAGTLMWVGEAGNATSAIAKLKEQGWEGHPLLETNMYDPLLFSQGNEAIEGAVIRQTVHAVEEADDWPATQQYLDNLKKYVPDAKVAPLGIQTTSAWLLFAVAANACAKANDGQISRQCLLEQAAAQSDWTGGGLHAPQDPAKFDETKASPCSMLLVVKDGKFERLYPEMGGDGDDGEGFHCPSNGVTQVPANAGKGVVAPGATI, from the coding sequence ATGCGAAGGAAGCACCTGCTGCTCGTCGCCGTGTTCGCGACCGCGGCGCTCGTCGCGAGCGCCTGCGGCGCCAGCGGCGACTCGAAGGGGTCGGAGTCCGACGAGGGGTCGACCACGACCACCGAGGCGTCGGCGCAGGAGGTCGCGGCCGGCCAGTTCGGCGAGCTGAAGGAGGTGTGCGGCGACGGCAGCGACACGATCGCGTCGGGCGAGGGCGGCCAGGGCACCGACAAGCTCTACGTCGGCGTCGCCACCGACCGCAGCTCGTCGGTCCGCCCCGGTCTCAACAAGGAGATGTGGGACGCCTCGGTCGCCTTCGTCGACTGGTGCAACGACCAGGGCGGCATCGGCGGCCTGCAGATCGAGCCGGTCGAGCTCGACGCGGCGCTGTTCGACGTGCCCGCAGCGATGACCAAGGCCTGCCACTCGGTGTTCGCGATGGTCGGCGGCGGCTGGGCGCAGGACAACCTGCAGTTCACCGGCAAGGACGACTCGGACTTCCACAAGTGCGGGCTCGTCGACATCCCGGGCTACGCCGTGTCGCCGCAGAAGGCGGACTCGAGCGGCCAGGTGCAGCCCGTCCCGAACCCGGGCACGTCGGTGTCGAACACGTTCATCCGCGACTACGCCGAGCTGTACCCCAAGGAGTCGAAGAAGGTCGCCATCGCCTACGGCGAGCTGCCGTCGCTCGAGATCGTGAAGGAGAAGTACGCGGCGGCGGCCGAGGACGCCGGGCTCGAGGTGGTCGCGCAGATCCCGTACCCGCCGACCGGCATGTCCGACTGGACGCCGCTCGCGCAGTCGATCATCAGCTCGGGCGCAGGGACGCTCATGTGGGTCGGTGAGGCCGGCAACGCCACGAGCGCGATCGCCAAGCTCAAGGAGCAGGGCTGGGAGGGCCACCCGCTGCTCGAGACCAACATGTACGACCCCCTCCTCTTCTCGCAGGGCAACGAGGCGATCGAGGGCGCCGTGATCCGCCAGACGGTCCATGCGGTCGAGGAGGCCGACGACTGGCCGGCGACGCAGCAGTACCTCGACAACCTCAAGAAGTACGTGCCCGACGCGAAGGTGGCGCCGCTCGGCATCCAGACGACGAGCGCCTGGTTGCTGTTCGCCGTCGCCGCCAACGCCTGCGCGAAGGCGAACGACGGCCAGATCTCACGCCAGTGCCTCCTCGAGCAGGCCGCGGCGCAGTCGGACTGGACCGGCGGCGGGCTCCACGCACCGCAGGACCCGGCCAAGTTCGACGAGACCAAGGCCAGCCCCTGCAGCATGCTGCTCGTCGTGAAGGACGGGAAGTTCGAGCGCCTCTACCCGGAGATGGGCGGCGACGGCGACGACGGCGAGGGCTTCCACTGCCCCTCGAACGGCGTCACGCAGGTGCCCGCCAACGCCGGCAAGGGCGTGGTCGCCCCGGGCGCCACGATCTAG
- a CDS encoding CaiB/BaiF CoA transferase family protein encodes MRLGDIANADAAGAGKPLDGIRVLALEQMQALPYATQLLGRLGAEVIKVESPKGGDMGRSSLPAMTDPDGRQVGATFLRNNLSKQSICIDLKSDEGRRLVLDLAPRFDVVAENFKAGALSRMGLGYEDVAAVHPEVVYLSVSGFGNTTDSPYKDRPAFAAIVEAMSGIYDYAARDDRPPPASPVGALGDISAALFAAIGVLAALRQRDRTGEGQYVDVAMLDALVAMTDIVPNFWSMGLRERAPLILENFRAADGWFVLQVGREPQFEALAQLIGRPDWLTDERLSTRPGWVAHTEDVIRPAIEGWASTRTRQEAAAELAAAGLASGPCLTDEEVVHDPHVAMRDMLVEMPRTDGVEQPVLTPGNPVKLSGVAEGPETRVPWLGEHTDEVLARELGLAPERIAGLREAGVIA; translated from the coding sequence ATGCGACTGGGAGACATCGCCAACGCGGACGCCGCCGGCGCCGGCAAGCCGCTCGACGGGATCCGCGTGCTCGCGCTCGAGCAGATGCAGGCGCTGCCCTACGCCACCCAGCTGCTGGGGCGGCTGGGCGCCGAGGTCATCAAGGTCGAGTCGCCCAAGGGGGGTGACATGGGCCGGTCGTCGCTGCCGGCGATGACCGATCCCGACGGCCGCCAGGTCGGGGCGACGTTCCTCCGCAACAACCTGTCGAAGCAGAGCATCTGCATCGACCTCAAGTCCGACGAGGGCCGCCGGCTCGTCCTCGACCTCGCCCCCCGCTTCGACGTCGTCGCCGAGAACTTCAAGGCCGGTGCGCTGTCGCGCATGGGCCTCGGCTACGAGGACGTCGCCGCGGTCCACCCGGAGGTCGTCTACCTGTCGGTGTCCGGCTTCGGGAACACGACCGACTCGCCCTACAAGGACCGTCCGGCGTTCGCGGCGATCGTCGAGGCGATGTCGGGCATCTACGACTACGCCGCCCGCGACGACCGCCCGCCGCCCGCCAGCCCGGTCGGCGCCCTCGGCGACATCTCCGCCGCGCTGTTCGCGGCGATCGGGGTGCTCGCCGCGCTCCGTCAGCGGGACCGCACCGGCGAGGGCCAGTACGTCGACGTCGCCATGCTCGACGCCCTGGTCGCCATGACCGACATCGTCCCGAACTTCTGGTCGATGGGCCTCCGGGAGCGTGCGCCGCTCATCCTCGAGAACTTCCGCGCCGCCGACGGGTGGTTCGTCCTCCAGGTCGGCCGCGAGCCGCAGTTCGAGGCGCTCGCCCAGCTGATCGGACGTCCCGACTGGCTGACCGACGAGCGCCTCTCGACGCGGCCCGGCTGGGTCGCCCACACGGAGGACGTGATCCGCCCGGCCATCGAGGGGTGGGCGTCGACGCGCACGCGACAGGAGGCCGCCGCCGAGCTGGCCGCCGCCGGCCTCGCCTCGGGTCCGTGCCTGACCGACGAGGAGGTGGTGCACGACCCCCACGTGGCCATGCGCGACATGCTCGTCGAGATGCCGCGGACCGACGGCGTCGAGCAGCCGGTCCTCACCCCGGGCAACCCGGTCAAGCTCTCCGGCGTCGCCGAGGGCCCCGAGACGCGGGTGCCGTGGCTCGGCGAGCACACCGACGAGGTGCTGGCCCGCGAGCTCGGGCTCGCACCCGAGCGGATCGCGGGGCTGCGCGAGGCCGGCGTCATCGCCTGA
- a CDS encoding transporter substrate-binding domain-containing protein — protein sequence MSRRTLRFTAIAAVAALGLVLGACGDDDDSSSSDTTEAGGGSSDAAKLVICSDIPYAPMEMEATEEETPSGYTGFDIDLVQAIADGADRTLEVKVTPFDGIFAAMDAGSCDAVVSSVSITDERKANMDFSAPYFDAEQSVMVTKANESTYKTLADLAGKNIGVQSGTTGEEYVNANKPDGANVQALPGAADLFAALEAGTIDAVVQDYPINAYRTTQDENFVITEKIQTDEQYGMAVKKGNTEILDLLDKGLETAKSDGKYDELYEKYFGEKPPTS from the coding sequence ATGTCCAGGAGAACCCTTCGATTCACGGCGATCGCCGCAGTGGCGGCGCTGGGCCTCGTGCTCGGCGCCTGCGGCGACGACGACGACTCCTCGTCGTCCGACACGACCGAGGCGGGCGGTGGCAGCAGCGACGCCGCCAAGCTCGTCATCTGCTCCGACATCCCGTACGCCCCCATGGAGATGGAGGCGACCGAGGAGGAGACCCCGAGCGGGTACACCGGCTTCGACATCGACCTGGTCCAGGCCATCGCCGACGGCGCGGACCGGACCCTCGAGGTCAAGGTCACGCCGTTCGACGGCATCTTCGCCGCGATGGACGCCGGGAGCTGCGACGCCGTCGTGTCGTCGGTGTCCATCACCGACGAGCGCAAGGCCAACATGGACTTCTCGGCCCCGTACTTCGACGCCGAGCAGTCGGTCATGGTGACCAAGGCGAACGAGTCGACGTACAAGACCCTGGCCGACCTCGCCGGCAAGAACATCGGCGTCCAGTCCGGCACCACGGGCGAGGAGTACGTCAACGCCAACAAGCCCGACGGCGCGAACGTGCAGGCGCTGCCGGGTGCGGCGGACCTGTTCGCCGCGCTCGAGGCCGGCACGATCGACGCGGTCGTGCAGGACTACCCGATCAACGCCTACCGGACGACCCAGGACGAGAACTTCGTCATCACCGAGAAGATCCAGACCGACGAGCAGTACGGCATGGCGGTGAAGAAGGGCAACACCGAGATCCTCGACCTCTTGGACAAGGGGCTCGAGACGGCGAAGTCCGACGGCAAGTACGACGAGCTGTACGAGAAGTACTTCGGCGAGAAGCCCCCGACGTCCTGA